The Streptomyces racemochromogenes DNA segment TGGCCGTCACCCCCCAGGCCTACCGGCGGGCCCATGAACTCCCCGGCTGGTACGAGACGTTCGCCGCGCTCACCCCCGCCAGCCGCTGGCTGCCCGCCGCGCCGGGCGAGGCCCCGGACGGGGAGCGGCTCGCGGCCCTCGCCGCCGCCCTCCCGGCCGGGGCGGGCATCGTCAAGGACTACGTGAAGTCCCGCAAGCACGAGTGGCGCGAGGCCTGCCACCTCCCCGACCTCGCCGACCGCCCCGCCGTGCACCGCGTGGTCAGCCGGTTCGTCGAACTCCAGGACGAGTTCCTCGCGGGCGGGATCGTCCTGCGGGCCTTCGAGCGCTTCACCGGTCCCGAGGTCCGCGTCTGGTGGCGCGACGGGGAACCCCGCCTGGCCACCCCCCACCCGGACCACCCCGAGCCCGCCGCCGCGCTCCCCGCCGCCGCGCTCGAACCGGTCCGGTCCGCCGTCGGGGCGCTCGGCTGCCGCTTCGTCACCACCGACCTGGCGCTGCGCGAGGACGGGGTCTGGCGGGTCGTCGAGGTGGGCGACGGCCAGGTCAGCGACCTGCACCCGGCGGTCGACCCGGCCGTCCTCGCCGGCCTGCTGACGGCCGGTTAGCGCTCCTGCGCACGCCTGCGGCCTTCTGGTACAACACCGCCCATGACGGGATTCGAGATCACCGGCGCGAGCGCCGCCGACATGGAACTGCTGCGTACCTGGGCCGACGCGGAGGGCTGGAACCCGGGGGACGGCGACCGCTTCGCCTTCGCGGTCGCCGACCCGGACGGCTTCCTGGTCGGGAGGCGCGACGGGGAGCCGGTGGCCTGCATCTCCGCCGTGCGCTACGGCACCGGGTTCGGCTTCATCGGCTTCTACATCGCCCGGCCCGACGTACGCGGGCAGGGCTTCGGCATCCGGCTGTGGCAGGCGGGGATGGACCGGCTCAAGGGGCGGCTCGTCGGACTCGACGGGGTGGTCGAACAGCAGGACAACTACCGCAAGTCCGGCTTCCGTTCCGCCTGGACCAACATGCGCTACGAGGGCGTTCCCCGCCCCGCCGGCACGGCCCCGGACGGCGGTGCGGGCGAGGCGGACGGCGGCGTGGAGATCGTGGACGCCGCCTCGCTGCCCTTCGCGCGGCTCGCCGCCTACGACCGCCGCTTCTTCCCGGAGCCGCGGGACGCCTTCCTCGCCGCCTGGACCTCGCTGCCCGGCAGGACCGCGCTCGCGGCCGTCCGGGACGGCCGGATCGAGGGCCTCGGCGTGGTCCGCCCCTGCAGCGGAGCCTCCCGGATCGGCCCGCTCTACGCCGCCGCCCCGGAGGCGGCCGCCGCCCTCGTCCGGCGGCTCGCCGGGCACGCCCCCGGCGGGGAGGTGGCGGTGGACGTGCCCGACGCGAATCCGGCGGCGGCGGCGGTGGCCACCGGCCTGGGGCTGACCCCGTCCTTCGAGACGGCCCGCATGTACACCGGGCCGGCGCCGGACGTCGAGCTGGCCGGGCTGTACGGGGTCACCAGTCTCGAACTGGGCTGAGCGGCCGGCGGCAGGGGCGGACGGCGGCCGGGGCCGGACGGCGGTCGCACGGCGCCGCCCGGCCGGACCGGGGTCCCTCAGATGCCGAAGAGCACCCCGGTGGTGCTGCGCAGCCCGCAGGGGTTGCCGAAGGTGTACGTGTAGCTCAGCCGACGGCCCTGCCAGACGCCCTCGGCGGTGACGGTCACCGGGTTCCACTCCCTGGTGCAGGCGGTGTCGGGCCGGGGAGCGGCGAGGGCGTCCAGCGAGGCCCCGGCGGCCCGCAGTTCGGCGCAGGCCGCCGCCGGGGCCGGGTGCGTGCCGCCCGGCCGCGGCGCGCACACCAGCGTCGCCGCGCGCAGCACCGTCCCGTTGGCGGTGTCCTCCCCGGCCGTCACGCTGACCACGAGCGCGGACGGCGAGTAGAGGCTCTGCGTTCCGGCCGGCGCCGCGTCGGCGGCTCCCGTTCCGGCGAGCGCGGTGAGGGCGGTGAGGGCCATTGCTCCGGAAGCCAGTCCCAGACTCCTGGTGATGGACCGCATTTCGAACACTCCTCGGGTCGGCGTTTCGGATAACGGACGGGAGTCTTGCCGATCCGGAGCGTGAACGCCCGTTCGTGCGACCGTTTCTCGTCACCGATCGTGAGTGCATGAGCGCAGTCCGCAGCCGTGGCCGTCCGCCCGGTGACGCCGTGACCTGTGGGGGAGGGATCGCGGGAAACGGCCGAACACCCCTCCCCGAAAGGTTTGGAGCGCCCTTCAGGGGCCCGCCACCGAACGCGGGGAGTAAAGGTCGAGCAGCCGGGTGCGGGTCTGGTGGAGCCGGACGGCGAGGACCCGCCCGACCCAGTGCCCGATCGCGGAGCCGAAGGCGGGATCGGCGTCCATCAGCATCCGCACGGTCGCCCCGTCGAACTCGTAGGAGCGCACCGGGGTCATGGCCTCGGCGCTCAGCTGCCACACGTACGGCGGGAACAGCCACGACCAGCCCACGAGCTCCCCGGGACCGAGGCTCTCCACGGGCGCGGGCGTACGGCGGCCGGGCAGCGGGATCTCCAGGGTCACCGTGCCGGAACGCACGATCCAGAACGTCTGGGCCGGCCCGCCCTCGTCAAAGAGCCGCGCGCCCTCGGGGAAGTTGACCTCACGGGCGTGCGCCATCAGCCGGCCGCGGTGCTCGGCCGACAGGACGGCGGCGATCCGGATGGAGGAAGGTGTGCTCACGACGGCCTCCGATCACGACCCCCCACGAGCCTCTGGTCCCCCCAGTGTCGCCGACCGGGCCCGGATCGGGGCGTGCCGCGGCACGGGAACCGTCGGTCGCGCGCCGGCCACCGAGGGTGGCGGGCGGCGGCACCGGGCCGACGCCCCTGAGCGTCGCCCGTACCCCGGCGGAAGAAACCCCTCCGTCGGCCGCCGGGTGCTACTCCTCGGCATTGGCCTCCAGGCAGGCCAGCTCCATCGCGTCGAGCACCGCCTCGTGGCTGCGCCCGCTCAGCTCCGCCACGTTCTCGATCTGCGCCGTCGCCCAGGCGGCCAGGGTCATCACCAGCACCCGCAGCCCGTCCGTACCGTGGTCGTCGAGGATCGCGTCGGCGACCGTCATGGCGTCCTCCGGCACCTGCTCCGGCGGCTCCAGGCCGGCGAGACCGCGCAGCATCGCCAGGGTGCGGCGGGAGATCTCCGGCGTGATCCTCGCCAGCCGCATGTCCTCGTCGTCGTCCATCAGCCCCACCCTCCCGTTGCCGGCTGCCCCTCAGGGCACGGTAGAGGCGTACCGGCGTGCGCGGGGCGGTTTTGGCCAGGTGGCCGCGTGTGAAGGGATGGCCTCCGCTTGCCGGAATTGACGCCTCCGCGGACGGACGGGTGAGGCGGGGCGCTCCCGTGCCTTCCGCCCGGTACGACCGGCCGGTAACTTGTCGGCCGCAGCCGCCCGGAGCGGGCGGCCGGAGCGGGCGGGAGCGAGATGAAGAGCCTCGTACGGGTGCTGCTGAGCGTGCTGTTCCTGGCGGCCGGAGCGCTGCCGGCCGCCGCCGCCCCTGCGGCGCGCCCGCCGGGACCGGCCCCGGCGGCCACGTCCGCAACGGCACCCGCCCCGGCGGCGGACACCGCCTGGACGCCCCCGCTCTCCACCCGGGGCCGCTACGTCGTCGACGCCCGGGGGGAGCGGTTCCGGCTGCGCTCGGGCAACTGGGACGGCGCCCAGGGCTCCTGGAACGGCTCCGGCGACCGGACCGACCCCGCCACCCACCACAGCGGACAGGACTCCCACGGCATCCCGCTCGGCCTCGACCGGGTCCCGGTGCCCGCGCTGCTCGCGGACTTCCGCGCCCTCGGCCTCAACAGCATCCGGCTGCCCTTCTCCAACGAGATGCTCCACACCACCGCCCCCGTCCCGGACGCGGCCGTCGCCGCCAACCCGGCCCTGCGCGGCCGGACCCCGCTCCAGGTCTTCGACGCCGTCGTCGCCGCCCTGACCGACGCGGGCTTCGCCGTCATCCTCAACAACCACACCGGAACCACCCGCTGGTGCTGCGGCCTCGACGGCAACGAACGCTGGAACAGCGGCCGTTCCACCGCCCAGTGGGCCGACGACTGGGTCTCGGTCGCCCGCCGCTACCGCGACAACCCGCGCGTGGTCGGAGCCGACCTCTACAACGAGGTCCGCCGCGACACCTGGGACGACCCCAACTGGGGCCTGGGCGACGGCCACGACTGGCAGGCCGCCTCCCAGGAGGCCGCCGACCGGATCCTCACCGAGGCCAACCCGGACCTGCTGATCGTCGTCGAGGGCATCAACTGGACCGGCATCCCCCTCGACGGACTCCCCCACGAGCGCCCCACCCTCACCCCCGTGCGGACCCTCTCGCACACCCTCGTCGTCTCCGGCAAGCTCGTGTACTCCGCCCACTTCTACGGGTACACCGGCCCCCGGCACAGCGGAGCGACCGGCCTCGGCGAGACCCACGACCCCCGCTACCAGGACATGAGCCGGGCCCAGCTCGAACAGACCCTCTACGACCAGGCCTTCTTCGTCTCCGCCGAGACCGGCACCCACTTCAGCGCCCCCGTCTGGATCAGCGAGTTCGGCATCGGCGCGGACGAGACGGGCGCCGCCCCGCGCGCCTGGTTCCAGAACCTCACCTCCTACCTGGCCGGCTCCGACGCCGACTTCGCGTACTGGCCGCTCGTCGGCTGGAGCACCACCGCCCAGGGCGCGCCGGGCGGCGACAGCTGGGCCCTGCTCCGCTACGACTCCACCGGCCGCCGCAGCGGAGCCCTGGACCCCGCCGACTGGCGCACCGCCCCCCTGACCGCCCTGACCACCGCCCCCGGCCGCACCGGGCGCGTCCCCGCCACCCCGGCCTGGTACCAGCTCAGCACCGACCACCGGGACCACAACGCCTCCCTGCGCACCCGCGCCTCCGGAGACTGGGACAGCGGCGCCCGCAAGGCCGTCTGCCCGGACGGCGCCCGGCTGACCGGCCTCGCCCACACCGGCGGCCGGGGCCTGTGCACCACCTCGGACCTGCGTGCCCCGGCCGGCGGCCACACGGTGGTCCGCGACGAGGCGTACGTCCCGCCGGGCGGCGACTGGGCGGGCGGCTACACCAAGCTCCAGTGCCCGGCCGGGCAGTTCCTGATCGGGTACAGCCTGCGCGGCGAGCGCGTCTCCGCGGCCCTGTGCGCCCCGGCCCGCACCGCCCTCCCGCCGGCCGCCGGCCGCACCCTCTGGTTCGACCGCGGCGACAACCGCCCGCCGGGAGCCGGCGGCGGCGACTTCGCCCGGGGCCACTACAAGGGCCAGTGCGCGCCCACCGAATACGCGGCGGGCATCGCCTTCACCACCCGCGCCGCCTCCCGCCCCTCCCCAGCCGCCCTCCTGTGCCGCCCGCTGGTCTACGGCTTGTCTGAAGTCGCGATCAATGGGGGAGATGCGTCCTCCGGTGATCGTTCGGCGACCGTTCGCGTGGCGGCCTGACCACCAAGGTCCACCTCGCTTCGGATCCGCGCTGCCGCCCGCTCTGCTTCGTCCCGACCGAGGCACAGGCCGCCGACAGCCCCCGGCTCATCCCGCGCCAACCGTGCCTACCTGCGCAAACGGAAGGTCAAAGCGGAGATCCCGGAGAAGGCGGACCAGTCCGCCGACCGCAAGAAGAAGGGCAGCTTCAGAGCCCGAGCTTGAACCCGTCATGGCTGCGGATGAAGCCGAGTCCGGCGTAGAAGCGGTGCGCGTCCTCGCGCTGCTTGTTGCTCGTCAGCTGGACCAGTCCGCAGCCACGCTCGCGTGCTCGCGTCATCGCACGTTCCATCAAGACCCGGCCCAGCCCGCCGCCTCGCCGGTCCGCGCGGATCCGCACCGCCTCGATCAGGACCCGCTCGGCGCCTCCCTTGCCGAGCCCGGGGATGTACGTCGCCTGCAGGCAGCCCACCACCGTCCCGCCCTCACCCTGACCGTCGGCGTCCTCAACAAGGACCAGCATCTCGTTGCGCGGGTCCGCGTCGATCTCCGCGAAGGCGTCCTCGTACGCCTCCGTGACCGTGACAGTCGCCGGGTCCACCACCCGATCCTCATCGGCCAGCAGGGCGAGGACCACGGGCAGGTCGGTGCGGGTTGCGAGGCGCAACGTAAGAACCGGGGCGGGAACAGGCTCAGCGAACATGCGCAGACCCTAACCGGCCCCACGCATGAAGCTGTCAACCACCCCGCCGCCTGGTCACGACTTCAGACAGCCGCTAGTGCGCGGGCGGCTTCACGAGTGCCGCGAACGGCTCCCGCGCCGTGGCACTGTGAAAGAAATACAGACCGTAACTCGTGGCGGTCTCCTCCGAGTCCAGAGGACTGGGCTGCCGTGCTTCCTCGTTCTTCAGTGCAATCGTGGCCTGCAGGTAGCTGGACTGCCAGCCGTCCGCGGTCTTGTTCACGACCCACCAGATGGTGGCGTAGCGCGGGCGGCGAGTCGCATTGAGGATCTCATTGCTGTAATAGACTCGGGCCTGATATCTGAGGTACTCGTCTCCCGGTTCGGCCACCCACTTGGGTGCGTCCGTCACATGGGAGAGCGAGTCGTCCCATGAGGCGGTGCCCGAAGGCAGGAAGTCGTTGCTCAGCGTGGCGCGATCCGTCCTCATGACCACGGCCTCGGCGTCGCCTTCGAGCGAGTCGAATTGCGAGTTCGCGGGGATGGTCAGGACCCTTTCTTCGCTCATGACGTCACCTGCCTCCATGAAGGAACCACCGCCTTTCACAATGACCTCGCCGGAGCTGATCAAATCAAGCCCCATCACGCTGATGTTCCGCTCCACGGTGCCGCCGTCCCGGATGTCGGCTTTCCACTCCGCTATCCCCCTGTCCTTTTCGGTGAAATCCGCCGAACGTCCGTACACCCTGTACAGGGTCCCCAGGATGTAGAGCGGGACCTTTCCGTTGTTCTTGACGGTCACGGTCATCGGAACATAAAGGACGGTGTGTTTGGTGTTCAGCTGAGGCTCTCCGAACTTGACCACGATGTCCATGGTGAGGGGGCTTGAGTACGGCACGTAGACGCGGGAGTAGAGCAGGTTTCCGATGGATATGAGTCCGGCCACTGCCGCACCGGTCGCCACCTTCTTGGGATGGGGCGACTGCCTCCATATCTGCTGGGGGCTGATCCTCCGCAGTGCCCAGAAGGCCCAGACCAGGACGGTGGGCCAGACCCATGCGTAAGGGCTGTATTCTCCGGCGTCGATCTGCATGGCGAGGAGAAGGGCGTTCAAGGCCAGTGCGATGACGACACCCACGAGAACGGCCGCTCCGGAGTAGACCCAGCGTCGTTTCCCCAAATAGTCGAAGGCGCAGACCGCCGCAATCATCTCCACGATGCTGGCAAAGAGGAACGTCGCGCCTGCCACGCGCCCCCCGAACGTCAGGGCGTCCGAGACGTCCGTCTTGCCTATCTTGCCGAGCACGCCGGCGGTGACGAGAAGGCCCGCGGCTATCAGGGCCGAAGTCGCCCGCCGTCTCCAAGGCCGGTCCGGCCAGACCTCGGCGCCCCCACCCCGCCAGTGCACGAGCTCACCGGCCTCCAGGTCCACGTCATCCGGGACCTCGGCACGGCGCAGCAGGCCGCGCAGGTCTCGCGGAGACCAGGCCCGCCCCACGACCTGACCCCGGACGCGGACATCCCTCAACCCACGACTGTCCGGAGGCTCCACCACGATCAGAGGCTGCGGGTTCACGGCATCAGCCTGACCCGGACGGAGGCGAGGCCGCATGCCGGCCGACCCTGGAGGTGCGGCGATGTGGTGCCGAGACGTCCAGGTCGCAGTGCGCGTCCCCCTCGCGCCCGGCGCTACTCCGAGTGGGCTATGGGGGCCGGCGGGTCAAGCGGGTTGACCGGCGTGGGGATCGAGCGTCCGGCGCCGAGCGCCGGGAGGCCGCGGCTGACCTTCGGGGCGCGCCGTGGTCTAGCCCCGGCGGCCGTGGTGGACGTGCTCCAGTACCTGGCGGAGCAGGGCCGTGACGTGCTCGTCGTGCAGTTCGTAGACCACGCTGCGCCCGTCGCGGCGTCCGGCCACCAGGTCGAGGTGGCGCAGCAGGCGCAGGTGGTTGGAGACGGTGGGCTGGCCGAGGCCGAGGGCGTCGGCCAGTTCGCCGACCGAGCAGGGGGCGTGCAGCAGCCGGGCCAGGATGCGGATCCGGGCGGGTGAGGCGAGACCTTGCATGACCTCGGCGACCGCTGCCGCGTCGGGCTCGGTGAGCGTGGGCTGCGGTTCCGGGGCTGGTTCCATGGGGCCACCCTAGATCGGAGATCAGGACGTGCACACGTCTATATATTTCGATGTGCTGATATATTGATGTCATGAACGACGTGATGCGTGACGCCAAGAAGGCCGGAGAGCGCGCGGAGCTGGTCAGCGCCCTGCTCGCCCTCGCCGTCTACCTCACCGGGCTGACCCTCCAGCTCACCGGCAACGACGGCCCCGCCGCCCGGGCGCTCTTCGTGGCCGCCTACGTCTTCGGCGGGTTCTTCACCCTCCGCGAGGCCGTCGCCACCCTCCGCGCGGGCCGCTTCCAGGTCGACTTCCTGATGCTCGTCGCCGCGGCCGGAGCCGCCGCGATCGGCCGCTGGGAGGAAGGCGCCGTCCTCCTCGTCCTCTTCAGCCTCGGCCACGCCCTGGAGGAGTACGCCATGGGCCGCGCCCGGCGCTCCGTCGAGGCCCTGGGCGCCCTCGCCCCCCGCACCGCCCTCGTCCGGCGCGCCGGCGCCGTCGAGCCAGTCGAGGTGCCCGTCGAGCAGCTCGCCGTCGGGGACACCGTCCTGGTCCGCCCGCACACCCGGGTCCCGGCCGACGCCTTCGTCGCCGCGGGCAGCAGCAACGTCGACCAGTCGCCGATCACCGGCGAGAGCGTCCCCGCCGACAAGACGCCGGTGGCCGACCGGGCCGCCGCCCTCGCCGACCCCGCCGCCACCGACCCCGGCAGCCGCGTCTACGCCGGCACCGTCAACGGCTCCGGCTCCCTCGACGTCGTCGTCACCCGCCTCGCCGCCGACAACACCCTCGCCCGCGTCGTCCGCATGGTCCAGGACGCCGAGGAGCGCACCTCGCCGACCCAGCGGTTCACCGACCGCTTCCAGAAGGTCTTCGTCCCGGGCGTCCTCCTCCTCGTCGCCGCCCTGCTCGGATTCGGCGCCCTCTCCGGCGAGCCGTTCACCGACACCTTCTACCGCGCCATGGCCGTCCTCGTCGCGGCCAGCCCGTGCGCCCTCGCCATCGCCACCCCGGCCGCCGTCCTCAGCGCCGTCGGCCGCGCCGCCCGCGGGGGAGTGCTGGTCAAGGGCGGTGCGCCGCTGGAGGAGTTCGGCCGCCTGAGCACCCTCGCCTTCGACAAGACCGGCACCCTCACCGAGGGCCGCCCCCGCCTCACCGAGGCCCTGGCCGCCGACGGAGCCGGCCGCGAGGAACTGCTGCGCACGGCCCTCGCCACCCAGCGGCTCAGCGACCACCCCCTCGCCCAGGCCGTCGTACGGGACGCGCCGGCCCTGCTGGCGGGCACCCCGGCCACCGGGGCCCCGCAAGCCGTCAACCTCCGCGCCGTCATCGGCCGCGGCGTCAGCGCCGAACTCGACGGCGAGGCCGTCCACATCGGCAGCCTCTCCTACGCCGACACCCTCGCCGGCCCGCCCGTGCCGCCCACCCTGCGCGAGCGCACCGAGGAGCTCGCCCGGACCGGCCGCACCACGATGCTGGTCCGCCGCGGCGACCGCTGGCTCGGCACCCTCGGCCTGATGGACGCCCCCCGCCCGGAGGCCGCCCGGACCGTCGCCGCGCTGCGCGCCCTCGGCGTGACCCGCACGGTGATGCTCTCCGGCGACGACCAGCGCGTGGCCGACGCGGTGGCGCGCGAGGTCGGCATGGACGAGGCGCTCGGCGGCCTGATGCCGCAGGACAAGGTCACCGAGGTGGCCCGGCTGCGCCGCACCGGCCGGACCGCCATGATCGGCGACGGGGTCAACGACGCCCCCGCCATGGCCGGGGCCACCGTGGGCGTGGCCATGGGCGCGGCCGGCTCGGCCGTCGCCCTGGAAACGGCCGACATCGCCCTGATGTCCGACGACCTGCGCCGGCTCCCCTTCATCACCGGCCTCAGCCGCCGGGCGAGCCGGATCATCCGGCAGAACCTCTGGCTGAGCCTGGGCATCGTCGCCGTCCTCGTCCCGGCCACCGCGCTCGGCCTGGGCATCGGCCCGGCCGTCCTGGTCCACGAGGGCTCCACCCTGGTCGTCGTCGCCAACGCCCTGCGCCTGCTGCGCCACCGGGACGACGGCTGAACCCCGGCGCCCCGACCGCCGCGGCCGGGCGCCCGGCTCACGGGCGGCGCTCCGGGCGCTCCACCTCCAGGAAGCGCCGCCCCCGCGGCCCGCGGTACAGCAGGCACTCCCAGCCGTGCCGCTCCAGCTCCGCCGCGCAGGCCTTCAGGCGGTCCTGCTCCTGCGCGGCGGCGCCCCCGCCCGGCGGGCCGGCCCAGGTCACCTCCACCCGGTCCGCGGCGCCCGCCACCCGGTAGCCGGTCCGGGTGCGCCGGCCGGCGGGGTCCACCGCCGACGGCGGGAAGCCGGCCGCCTCCAGTACGAGGGCCACCGCGCGCGGCATCAGCCGCAGCTCCCAGGGGGCGGGCACCCCCGCCCCGCCGGCCAGCAGCCGGCGGATCTGCAGCAGCCCCTCGTACGCCGTGCGCACCTCGGCCGCCCGACCCGCGCCGGCCGTCTCGGGACCGTCGCCGGTCGCGGGCTCGAAGCCCCCCGGTTGCGTCTCCACCGCCGTCCTCCACCGTCTGAGTACCCCGTGCCGGGCGGACTGAGTATCCGCCCGGATCCCGTGCCGCGGCGCCGCTGCTGGAATGACGCCATGAACACCACGGCACCCGGAACCCCCCGCCCGCGCCTCGGCCACGTGACCGCCGCCGGCTCCGCGCTCGCGGTCGCCCTGGTCCCGCTCGTCGTCGGCGTGCTCATCGCGAAGGGCGTCGCCGCCGACCCGCACGCCCCCGTCAACGCCCTGATCACCGGCGGCGGCCAGCGCGCCGGCCTGCCCCGCGCCGAGTGGAGCCGGCGCGGCCGCGGCGCGGTGAGCCGGCTGCGGACGGCCCGCCGGGGCACCGCCCGGCGCTGCGCGGCCGTCCGCGACCGGACCCGGGCCCTCAGGAGGCCAGCGGCTCCTGGAGCTCGGTGACCCACTCCTGCGGGTCCTGCGGGCAGGCCAGCGTCAGCTCGCGGGCGTAGCCGGCCGAGCGGTGGCCGTTCGCGTCGATCCACCGGGCCAGGGCCTGCGCCGTCGGCAGTACCCCGTCCATCGGGCCCCGGTGCACCACGGTCGCCGCCCGCTCGACCCCGGGCAGGCCGACGATCCGCACCCCGGCCCCGAGGTCCTCGGCGCGCACCGCCGGCGCCACCGGGAGCCCGGCGTGCACCAGGACCGCTCCGGGCTCGCCGCCCGGAGCCTCCTCGTAGTAGGCCAGACCCGGACCGGCCGGCACCACGCCGGCGGCCTCGATCCGGCGGCACAGGTCCTCGTACAGGGGGCCGATGACCGGCCCGACGTCCTGTGGGGCGAAGCTCGCGGCCACCCCGCTCAGTTCGGCCAGCCGTACCGGCGGCAGGCTCTTCACGACGATCTCGTCCGCGGACATGGTCCCCTCGCTCTCGATGGTCCGGAGCCTCGTCTCGACCTGGACCAGGCGGGCCGCCGCCTCGGCCGCGGCGGTCTCCAGTTCCGCCCGGCGCAGCCGCAGCATCCCGCGCAGCTCCTGCGCGGTGACCTTCTCGTCGAGCACCGCCCCCACCTGTTCCAGGCTGAAGCCGAGCTCCTTGAGGGCGATCACGCGGTTGAGGCGGGCCAGCTGGCCCGCCTCGTACGAGCGGTAGCCGGTCACGGGGTCGACACGTGCCGGGCGCAGCAGTCCGAGCGCGTCGTAGTGGCGCAGCATGCGGACCGACACCCGGCCGTGCTTGGCGAAGTCTCCGATGGTGAACATGACGTGCTCCAGTGCAGGGCCTGACACGGTGTGAGGGTCAAGTCTGCCCGGCGGGGAGGTCCGTTGCGGTCAGCGGCCGTACTGGCGTACGCACAGGTCCACGATCGACGGCGGGACCGCACCCTCCGCCGCCTCGCACAGTTCCTCGCCGCGCGGCGGACGCGGCACGCGCGGCGCCGCCGGCGGCTCGGCGGGCCGGGCGCGCCGGGGCGCGAGGGGCTTCGCCGGCCGCTGCGCGGGCGGGCGGACCCTGCGCGGGGGCGCCGGCACCCGCGGGGCCGGTTCCGGCGCCGCCCCCGGGAGCTCGCCCAGCGGCAGGGGCGGCTCCGGCGGCGGATCGTGGGCGTGGCGCGCGCCGGTGACGTCCGGTGCACCGGAGGCGTCCGGCGCGTCCGCGGGCGGTACGGAGCCCCGTGCCGGGTCCGGCCCGCCGGACTCCGCGCCCACGGACACGCAGCCGGCGCTCGCGAGGAGCGCGAGGAGGGACAGGGGCAGGGCGGCCCGGCGTAACTGCATCCGACCACCATGCCGTAGTCCGGAGCCCCGCGGATCCGTGCGGTCACGCGTCCGGGTGACGGGGCGGGCCGCGCCGGGCGTTGCCGAATCGATCCTTCGGGCGGCGGCCGGAAACGGCCCCGGCGGTCGCAGAATGAGCGGGAACGCGATCGGCACGGCACGGCAGTGCGGGCGGCGGGGGAGGCGCGACCCCCGGAGCCTGGTGCCGCCGTGCCCTCGTGCGCCACTCGCCCGCCTGCCGTACGGAGTGCCGAGCATGACCGAACCAGCCGCGTCCAGCGTTCCCGGACCCAGCGACAAAACGCCCCCCGAGCCGTCCCCCTCGGGGCACGGCCCCCTCAAGGCATGGGCGGCCGTGACGGCCGTCTCCCTGGGGATCTTCTGCCTGATCACCTCCGAGCTGCTGCCCGTCGGCCTGCTCACCCCCGTCGGCGCCGACCTCGGGGTCTCCGACGGCACCGCCGGGCTGATGGTCACCGTCCCCGGACTCGTCGCGGGCCTCTGCGCGCCCCTCGTCACCGTCGGCGCCGCCCGGCTGGACCGGCGGCACGTGCTCTGCGCGCTGATCGCCCTGTCGGCCGCCGCCAACCTCGCCGCCGCGTTCGCACCCGGCTTCACGGTGCTGCTGGCCGCCCGGCTGCTCGTGGGCGTCGGCGTCGGCGGATTCTGGGCCGTCGCGGGCGGGCTCGCCGTCCGGCTGGTCCCCGGGCACCACGTCGGCCGGGCCACGGCCCTGGTCTTCGGCGGGGTTCCGACCGCCTCCGTGCTCGGCGTCCCCGCCGGGACCCTCCTCGGTGAACTGGGCGGCTGGCGGACGGCCTTCGGCGCGGTCGGCGTCCTCGGCGCCCTCACCGCCGCCGCCCTGCTCCTGCTGCTCCCCGCACTGCCCCCGTCCGGGCCCGTCACCTTCCGCGAACTGCCCGCGCTGCTGCGCCGCAACCGCGGCGTCCGGGCCGGGGTCTTCGTCACCTTCCTGATGGTGACCGGCCAGTTCGCCGCCTACACCTTCGTGCGGCCCGTCCTGCGGGACGTCTCCGGTGTCGGCTCCGGCCTGGTCAGCACCCTGCTCCTGGGCTACGGCCTCGCCGGGGTCGCGGGCAACTTCCTGGCCGGGCCGCGCGACGCCCGCCGTACGCTGCTCACCGTCAGCGCCACCCTCACCGCCGTCCTGGCGCTGATCGCCGTCGTACCGGGTGCCGCCGCCGGGACCGCACTGCTGCTGGCCTGGGGCCTGTTCTACGGCGGGGTCTCCGTCAGCCTGCAGCGCTGGATGCTCCAGGCCGCGCCGCGGGCCGCC contains these protein-coding regions:
- a CDS encoding heavy metal translocating P-type ATPase produces the protein MNDVMRDAKKAGERAELVSALLALAVYLTGLTLQLTGNDGPAARALFVAAYVFGGFFTLREAVATLRAGRFQVDFLMLVAAAGAAAIGRWEEGAVLLVLFSLGHALEEYAMGRARRSVEALGALAPRTALVRRAGAVEPVEVPVEQLAVGDTVLVRPHTRVPADAFVAAGSSNVDQSPITGESVPADKTPVADRAAALADPAATDPGSRVYAGTVNGSGSLDVVVTRLAADNTLARVVRMVQDAEERTSPTQRFTDRFQKVFVPGVLLLVAALLGFGALSGEPFTDTFYRAMAVLVAASPCALAIATPAAVLSAVGRAARGGVLVKGGAPLEEFGRLSTLAFDKTGTLTEGRPRLTEALAADGAGREELLRTALATQRLSDHPLAQAVVRDAPALLAGTPATGAPQAVNLRAVIGRGVSAELDGEAVHIGSLSYADTLAGPPVPPTLRERTEELARTGRTTMLVRRGDRWLGTLGLMDAPRPEAARTVAALRALGVTRTVMLSGDDQRVADAVAREVGMDEALGGLMPQDKVTEVARLRRTGRTAMIGDGVNDAPAMAGATVGVAMGAAGSAVALETADIALMSDDLRRLPFITGLSRRASRIIRQNLWLSLGIVAVLVPATALGLGIGPAVLVHEGSTLVVVANALRLLRHRDDG
- a CDS encoding MFS transporter — its product is MTEPAASSVPGPSDKTPPEPSPSGHGPLKAWAAVTAVSLGIFCLITSELLPVGLLTPVGADLGVSDGTAGLMVTVPGLVAGLCAPLVTVGAARLDRRHVLCALIALSAAANLAAAFAPGFTVLLAARLLVGVGVGGFWAVAGGLAVRLVPGHHVGRATALVFGGVPTASVLGVPAGTLLGELGGWRTAFGAVGVLGALTAAALLLLLPALPPSGPVTFRELPALLRRNRGVRAGVFVTFLMVTGQFAAYTFVRPVLRDVSGVGSGLVSTLLLGYGLAGVAGNFLAGPRDARRTLLTVSATLTAVLALIAVVPGAAAGTALLLAWGLFYGGVSVSLQRWMLQAAPRAAEAASSLMVAVFNFAIAAGALAGGFAVDGVSVPAAPLTGAALMLAAAVTVAVTSRSAAGAERMDGAERTAGLTKRSRTERVRSRATE
- a CDS encoding MerR family transcriptional regulator, which translates into the protein MFTIGDFAKHGRVSVRMLRHYDALGLLRPARVDPVTGYRSYEAGQLARLNRVIALKELGFSLEQVGAVLDEKVTAQELRGMLRLRRAELETAAAEAAARLVQVETRLRTIESEGTMSADEIVVKSLPPVRLAELSGVAASFAPQDVGPVIGPLYEDLCRRIEAAGVVPAGPGLAYYEEAPGGEPGAVLVHAGLPVAPAVRAEDLGAGVRIVGLPGVERAATVVHRGPMDGVLPTAQALARWIDANGHRSAGYARELTLACPQDPQEWVTELQEPLAS